In Sphingomonas sp. KC8, the sequence TTCGAGACGTTCGATCTCGCCGAAGTGCGACCCATGATCGCGCTGAACTATGAGTCGATCGTCCACAGCAGCATTCTTTTCGCGCGCGCGATGAAGGCGGCGGGCAGCGGCCAAATCGTCAACATTTCCAGCATCGGCGCTGGCATCACCGCGGCGGGTACAGGCATTTACGGTGGCCTCAAGCGGGCCCTCGAGAGCTTTACAGATGTCCTTCGCATCGAGCTTGCAGGCTCGGGCGTCAGGGTCGGGCTGGTCGCTCCCGGCACCACCGGCACCGAAATCTTCGACGACATGAAAGCCCATGGCCAGCCAGGCTGGGACGAATTCATTCCCGCTCTAGAACCCGAGGATATCGCCCGCGCGGTTCGCTTCATCGTCGAGCAGCCGCCGCGCGCCAACACGGCGCGCGTGCACGTCTATTCGGCGTCGGAAGGATTCTAGATCATTCCAACGTCGCGTAGGCGGAGAGCCGAAACGGACTGAATGGTTCGCCGGTCTGGACTTTCCGGACCCATTGCGGATCCATCAGCAGTGCGCGGCCGATCGCGACGAGATCGAACTCGCCGCGCTCGAACCGCTCGACGACCATTGAGAGATTGTTCACCGCCTGCGTGTCCTCGACGAATGACGATTGCAGGTCCTTGGTGAAGCCGATGCCGCCAACGGTCATCGTCGGTCGCCCGGTCACTTTCCGCACCCAGCCGGCCAGACCCATGTCCGAACCTTCGAACGCGGCGGCGTTGAACAGTCGGGTGCTCGCGTCGAATATGTCGACGCCGGCATCCGCGATCGGCCCCAGCAGCATCTCCAGCTCTGCCGGCGTGTCGGCATTGCGCGCGCCATAATCCTGGATTTTCCACTGAGAGAAGCGGTACATGATCGGAAAATCCTCGGCCGTCGCGGCACGGATGGCGCGGACGATCTCGACGGCAAATGTGGCCCGGCGAACCAGGTCTCCTCCCCAGCGATCGTCGCGACGATTGGTATGCGGCCACAAGAAGCTGTCGATCAGATACCCGTGCGCGCCGTGCAGGGCGACACCGTCAAATCCCACCGCATGCGCATTTGCCGCGCTTCTCGCAAAGCCGGCAATGATATCCCCGATCTCGCTGTCGGTGAGTGGACGCGTGTCGGCTCGCATCTGGTCGACATAGGCAGGCGGCACCATCGCCTTGTCGGTCGGCCCCCAGGTGCCTGACGGCCGGGCCGAAAGCGTTTCGGGCGCATTGCCCGTCCCGTTCAGGCGGATCGGCCCCATATGCCAGAGCTGCGGCATGATCCGGCCGCCCGCCGCGTGCACGCCGTCCACGACGCGCCGCCACCCCGCAAGCGCAGCCTCGCCATGCATGACCGGTGTGTCGTGCTCACCCATCGTTCCGGCGCCAAGCGCGCTCGCATGATCCACGCCGACGCCCTCGGTGATGACGAGGCCGACATTGGCCTCGGCTCGGCGCCGATAATAAGCTGCAACATTTTCTCCGGGCACGCCGCCAGGTGAGAAGTTCCGCGTCATCGGCGACATCACGAACCGATTGGTCAGGCGGAGCGGGCCGATGTCGAACGGCGAAAACAGGATATCGCTCTTTTCGGACACTTGCTGCTCCTCGGCGCTTCAATCGGCCGACCTCGACGTCGGCTCCTTCCTCCTCTCCATGATCGAGAAGGCCGGAACGGATGACCTGCCGGGCGATAGGATGCCGTCCGCAGAGATCCTGTGCATGGTCGGTTCCGCAGTCCCGCTTGCGACGGGGGGCGCGACGGAGAGGTCAGCTCATGGCGAAAGCCAGTATCGACGCCAGCCTAGTGGCGAAATCCGCGTCAGCTCATGCCGGTTCGACGGCAAGCGCCGACTGCGGACAGGCTTCGGCGCCTTCGCGCGCCTTTTCCTCGAGCCCCTCGGGCACGATCTCGGTTTCGACGAAGACGATGCCGTTGGCATCCAGCTTGAACACTTCGGGGCAGATTTCCGCGCAAATTCCATAGCCGCAGCACGCCGGCTTATCGATCACCACCTTCAAACGCTCAGCCATCATTTTCTCCTCTCCAACCCATATTACATATTGAACAGCTTTTGTTCAATATGTATAACACAGCCAATAAGGATTTCCGACGACTGGAGAGAAAGCCATGCTTCAACGACGCCCGCTGGTGCTGCGCGACGGCACTTCGATCGACGATCTGATCGACCGCAACATGAATGAGGTGTCGTTGCGGGTGATGAGCGACGAGGAGCTCTATCATCTCGAGATGGAGCGGATCTTCGCGAAGACCTGGCTCCTGCTCGGCCATGAGACTGAGATCCCCAAGGGTGGCGACTTCATTGTTCGCGACATGGGTGAGGACAATGTCATCGTCTCGCGCGACCGCCAGGGCGAGATCCATGTTTCGCTGAATGTGTGCCCCCATCGCGGCATGAAGGTCTGCACGGCGGAGGCTGGAAACGCCCAGGCGCATCGCTGCATCTACCATGGCTGGGCGTTTCGTCCCGACGGCAGCTTCATCGGAGCGCCGATCGAAAAGGAGCAGATGCACGGTGACAAGCGTCCGAAGGAGGAACTCGGTCTCAAGAAGGCACGCGTGCATCTCTATGGCGGCCTGATTTTCGCGACCTGGAATCCCGAGGGGACGTTCGATGAGTTCCTCGGCGACGCCAAATTCTATCTCGACCAGCTCTTCTGCCGCAGCGACAACGGCCTGGAGATGCTGGGTCCGCCGCAGCGGTTCGTGCTTCCGTGCAACTGGAAGATCCCCGGCGAACAATCGGGCTCGGACGGCTTCCATACGCTGACGCTCCATCGCTCGCTGATGGAAGGCGGCATCATGGGGGGAACCGCCGAGTCGATCTACGACAATGCGCCGGGCATGTATGGTGTCGACATCAGTTGCGATCAGGGACACTCGCTGCGTTGCCTTGAAGCTGCGCAGACCTTCAAGATGTTCGCCGACGTGAGCTTCGAGGGCAAGACCGTCGAGGAGCGCCTTCACCTGCTGCCCCCGCCCGGCGTCACCAAGGAGATGATCCCGCAGCTGTTCAAGAATCTGTCGGAACGCCAGGTCGAGCAGCTGGCCACGTGCCCACCCCAGGTGGGCGGCCTGTTCCCCAATGTCCTGCTCGCCTTCATTTTCGCGCCGCGCACCGACGGCGGTGCATCGGGCGCGCTCGCGCTCCACACCTATGTGCCAAAGGGCCCCAATCATGTGGAGTTCGTGAACTTCATCTTCGCCGAGAAGGATGCACCCGAGCAGGTCAAGCGCGACATGCTTCAGAACGCCATCCAGCAGACCGGCACCTCGGGCATCATCGAGCAGGACGATGCCGATACGTGGCCGCAGATCATGCGCAATTCGCGCGGTGCCGTCAGCAAGCACATGACGCTCAAATATCAGGCGCTCACCGGCCACCACAAGCCGGACGACTGGTACGGCGACGGCTATGTCTATCCGGGCTTCACCAAGGACGACACGCAGTGGAACTGGTGGATGGCCTACTACAATCTCATGACCGCCACCGCCTGACCCTGCCGACTGCCTGAGAGGATATTTCCATGACCGATTATTCCACGGCCGCAGTCGACAAGAGTGGCGTTCTGCGTGGCCTCGTTTCCAAAACCCGCGTTCCGCTCGGGTCCGAAGTCTATAATCGCATTCTCGAGACGCTGTATGACGAGGCAGCCGCCCTCGACGAGCGTCGCTTTGATGACTGGGTCGCGATGCTGGGCGAGGACCTCATTTATACCGCGCCGATCCGGCTCACGCGCACCGGTCCCAATCGCGACCGGGACGTCATGCGGACGATGATGCATTTCGACGACAATTATGCGTCGATCCTCATGCGGACAGGCCGGCTGGCGAAGAGCGCCTGGGCGGAAGATCCACCCTCGCGCTGCCGCCGCTTCGTTACCAATGTACGCGTTGCCGAGTGCGACGCACCAGACCAATACGAAGTGGTCAGCTATCTCTATGTCGAGCGCAGCCGCGGTGACAATTGGCACAATGAAACGGTGACGGCGGAACGACGCGATATCTGGCGGGCGGTCGACGGCGGCTACAAGCTGTCGAAGCGCGAGATCATCTGCGACCAGTCGACCCTGTCGATGTCCAACTTCGCCATCTTCTTCTAGTCGCGATGCCCGGCAAGGCCCCTCCCCATATCATCGTCGTCGGCAGTGGCCTTGCCGGCTACGGCATCCTGCGCGAACTGCGCCGGCTCTCGCCCGAAGCCCAGTTGACCCTCGTCACGCTCGACGATGGACATTTCTATTCGAAACCAGCCCTCTCGACGGCACTTGCCAAAGGCAAGGTCGCCGATACGCTGGTCACGACGCCCGCCGCCAAGATAGCAGCGCAGCTGAAACTGGATCTGCGAGCCGGTCGCGAGGCCGAAGCCATCGACACGGTCGGCCGGGTGTTGCTGACGACCGGGGGGCCGATCGCCTATGACGCCCTGGTGCTGGCACTGGGCGCGGATCCCGTGCGCCCGCAAATTGAAGGCGACGCGGCGCATCGCGCCTTTTCGGTCAACAATCTCGATCAGTATCGCAAGTTCCGGGAAGCCTTGCCTGATGGCGCTCGTGTGCTTGTCATGGGCGGAGGACTGGTCGGCACCGAATTTGCCAATGACCTCTCGGTCACCGGCTACCGGCCCATCGTCGTCGATATGCTGGGGCACCCCCTCGCCCAACTGGTGCCAGCAGGGGTCGGTGCCGTTGTCCAGGCCGCTCTTGAGGAGCAGGGCGTCGCCTGGCATCTCGGCCGCCGGGTCGCTGCGATCCATCGGCAGGACGGAGGCGTCCGGGCCGAGCTCGACGACGGAACGGTTATCGAGGCCGAAGCCGTGCTTTCGGCGGTTGGCCTTCGCCCGCATACCAGGCTCGCCGAAGAGGGCGGGCTGGCCGTCGATCGCGGTATCAAGGTCGATGCGACCGGCCGCACCAGCGACCCGCATATCTATGCCATTGGCGATTGTGCCGAGTATCAGCGTGGACTTGCCGCTTATGTAACGCCGATCATGGCGGCGGCGCGCGCAATCGCACCGAGTGTCCTCGGGACACCGACCGAGATTCGCTTTCCGCCATTGTCGGTTCAGGTGAAGACCACGGCATGCCCCGTCGTCCTGCTTCCGGCACCTTTCGGCGTCGATGGAGAATGGGAAGAAAGCGAGGCGGATGAGGCCGGGCTCAAATATCTATTCCGGGATCGTAGCGGAGCCGTTCGCGGTTACGTCCTGACCCGCGACAAGTGCCAGGAACGGACGGAACTGGACCGCTCGCTCAGCGAGTTGTCGACAAGCGGGGAACAGGCATGACAGGGCTGTTGGAAGGCAAGATTGGCATAGTGACCGGCGGCGCCAAGGGGCTGGGCTATGGCATCTCCCGGCGCATGGCCCGCGAGGGAGCGTCGCTCCTCATCACCGGGCGCGATGGCGCCGCGACCGACGCTGTCGCCGAGGAAATTCGCGCCGAGTTCGGTACCCAAGCGGTCGGCATGGCGGCCGACATGGGCGTCAAAGAAGACGTCCTCGCCATGGTCGGCCGCGCCGTCGATGAATTTGGCGGTCTCGATACGCTTGTCACGAACGCCTCCTTGCTGTCGCCAAACATCCTTCTCGAAAACAAGACTGACGACATGCTGCGTCGGACGCTCGAAATCGGCACCTGGGGGACGTGGTGGGCGATGCAGACGGCGATGCCCCACATGAGGGCGCGCGGCGGCGGCTCGATCATCAATTTCTATTCGATCGATGCCCAGACCGGCGCATGGCTCCACGCTGATTATAATATGAATAAGGGCGCGATCCTGGGGCTGACGCGAAGCGCGGCTGTCGAATGGGGCCGCTTCAACATTCGCACCAACGCCATTGCGCCGACGGGCATGGGCCAAGTCTTCGCCCAGCTGGCACAGGACGTTCCCGGTTTCCTGGACATGGCAACTGCTAGCAATCCGCTCAAGCGCGCGGGTGACCCAGAAAACGATATCGGTCCCGTCGTAGTCTTCCTCGCGTCCGAGATGTCGCGTTTCGTGAACGGCGAACTCATCAACGTCGATGGGGGACAACATCTCCCCGGCTATGTCAGCGTGCCCCACAACCTAGCTGAACTGGAGGCTCAATCATGAAGCTCCTGTCCTCGTCCGACCTCAACAAGGAAGGCACGCCGGGCGAGCTTCCGGTGAGCGTCGTCAAGATCCTCGACGGCGCCCTGCGGGCGATTGGCGACCTCGGTGCACGACGGCTGTCGATGAGCGACATCAGCGATGCCAGCGGCGTTTCGCGCGGCACGCTCTACCGCTATTTCTCCTCGAAGGACGAGGTGCTGGCTGCCGTCAGCGAATTCGTCTGCGTCTCCTTCGAGGACGGCATTCGCGCGGTGGCTCAGGGGCTCGATGATCCCATGGAGCGCTTCCGCACGGTGATGCGCTTCTTTGCCAGGTTCACGACCGAGCGTTCGCCCGAACGGATTTTCGAGATCGAGCCGGCCTTTCACCTCGAATTCTTTCGCAGCCATTTCGGGCGCCACAAGGCCGCGGTTCGCGACGCGCTAGATCCGGTGCTCGATTATCTCGATTCCCTTACGCATGCGCCCATCGATCGGGACGGCTTCGTCGAAGCTCTGGTTCGGGCGCAGCTCAGCACCATGATCGTCCCGGCCAGCCAGCAATGGATGGATTTCTGGGATGGCACGCCTGACCGCCTTGAAGAATGGGCGCTCAAGATCGCCGACCGAGAGGCGGCCCGGAAGGAAAGGAAGAACTGATGGCCACCGCAGCGAAGCTTGAAACGCGCAACTTCACTAAGTTCGCGCCGACGGAAGTCGCCGAAACCTATATCGCGAAGGCCCGCGAACTCCGCGATCTTCTGCGTGCGGAAGCAGCGGAAGGTGAGCGCCGTCGCTCACCGACGCCAGCCGTCGACCAGGCGCTCAAGGAGAATGGTCTGCTCACACTGCTCCTGCCACAGCGCTGGGGCGGTGCCGGCCTTTCCTTCAGCGACTATTCGCGCTTCCAGATGGAACTTGCCAAGGGCGACACCTCGGTGTCCTGGGTTGCGCAAATCGTCAACGGCACGACCTGGGTCGCCAGCCTTACGTCGGACGCCACCCAGGCGACCTTGTTTGGCGAGGGACCCAAATATGTCTGCGGCGCCTACAACCCGCCTGGCAAGGCCAAGCGGGTCGATGGCGGCTGGATCGTCAATGGCGCGTGGCCCTACACTTCGGGATCGCGCCAGTCCGACTGGGCCCAGTCGGGTGTCGTTCTGGAAGGCTATGAGGGTCCCGTCGTTCCCGGCATCAACATGGTCTATATTCCGTTCAGCCAGCTCGAGATTCAGGACAGCTGGTATGTGACTGGCATGCAGGGAACCGGTTCCGACACCAGCGTCGCCAAGGACGTTTTCGTTCCCGACCATCTGATGGTCATGATGGACAAGCCGTTCGGCCATGTCGAACCGAACAAGCAACATTATGGCGCGCCTTCGGATCGTGTTCCGGTGGTTCCGGTGGTTCGGGCGACCGGTCTCGCGCAGCTTGTTGGCGGCGCCGAGGCGATGCTCGAGATCGTCGAGGCAGAATCCACCAAGAAGCCGATCGTCACAACCACCTACCAGAAGCGCACCGACTCGGGCGTGGTTCTCCATGATCTCGGGCGCGTTGCGGCCCAGCTTGGCACCGCTCGCCTTCTGCTTCTCGACGCTACCGGCACGCTGGATGATGTCGGCCTGACGGGACGCGAGTTCAGCTTCGCAGAGCGCGCCAAGCACAAGGCCCAGTGCAGCCAGATCGTCGAATTGGTGCACAGCTCGATCGAGGCGCTGATGTTCATTTCCGGCTCCTCAGCCTTCGCGCTCGACAAACCAATCAGCCGCTTCTGGCGCGACATCCATGTCGGACTTCGCCACGTCCAGAACATTCCCATGCTGGGCTACGAGATCTTCGGCCGCACCCGGCTCGGCGTCGACAACATCACACCGCCAGGCGCCTACTGAAACAGTATTGCCGCATTCTCCTCCCGCGGCATGAACTGGGACCGTCCTCACCACGTGAAGACGGTCCCTTCTTCATTCATCAACGTGCGACTGCCCCAAGTGTTTTGGCGAAACCACAGGATTGAACCCGGCATCGGTCCGGCGAGCCTCCATCCGAACTCTTCAGGACAAGAGAGCCGTGCGCAAATTCGATGAGCTGAGCGTCGGTGAAACCCGCCAATCCGAATTCGTCGAACTCACGGAACACGCAATCCGAGCGTTTGCGGAGCAGTTCGACCCACAATGGTTTCATATTGATCCCGACGCCGCAAAGGCCTCGCCCTTTGGCGGACTCATTGCCAGCGGCGCCCACCTCATCTCATTGTGGCGCCGGATCGATCACGCCATCAATGGCGACATCGCCTATCAATGCGGCGTCGGAATGGAGAATGTGAAGTTCGTTCGCGCCGTCAGCGCGGGGGAGCGGCTCCGCCTCCGATCCGAAATCGTCGCCATGCGACCATCAAGCACGCAAGCGGAGCGAGGCCTCGTGACGATGGCCTATCTCATGAGCAATCAGGACGGTGAGACGGTGATGACGCTGACCGCGCTCAATCTCGTCTATCGCTGATACCGGTCAACTTCCCGCAGAAACAGGCCAGGCCAGTTCTGCCGGAAGTTGACCGGTATCAGCGAGCAACTCCATCGGTCCCGTGCCAGTGCTCCATCCGATCCGCATCTGGGACCGCCGTCAAATTGGCCGACTATTTAGCCAACCAAACCACGCTAGCCTTGGGACAGCCGGGGCGCGCGGTCGGTCAGAGACCTGCAGCGGCAGATCACCGGCTCCATGGGGGGCGGCATACGAGAATATAAGGCCGCGAAGCAGGAGGATAGCTGATGGGATTGCGTCTACGGCACGGGTTGGCCGCGAGCTTGAGTGCCCTCTTGAGCATTGCAGCAAACGAAGCGGCGGCTCAGACTGAGACATCCGGGACATCGCAAAATGCTTCGGAGGCCACGGCCGATATCATCGTTACAGCCCGCCGTCAGGCCGAGAACCTGCAGGATGTTCCTCTTTCAATCATCGCGGTCGACGACCGGATGCTCAATGAGCGCAACGTCAAGACCGCCAACGACCTGCCCCTCGTCGCGGCGGGTCTGAGTGTTCAGAATACGGCCTCCAATCGAAACGATACGACCTTCTCGATCCGCGGACAGGGGCGCACTTTCGGCCAGAATTCACCGGGCGTTGTCGCCTATTTCGCCGAAGTGCCCGATTTCTCGACAACATTCTACGACCTGGAGAATGTGCAGGTTTTGAAGGGTCCGCAGGGCACGCTGTTCGGCCGCAATACCACGGGCGGCGCAATCCTCTTCGTTCCGAAACGTCCAACCAACGATCTTGACGGCTTCTTCAACTTTCGGATCGGCGAATATGAGCGCCGTGATGTGGAATTCGCCGTCGGTGGTGCGATCGTTCCAGACAAGGTGATGCTGCGCTTTGCAGGGCAGTTTCTCAATCGGGAGGGATTCACCAAGAACCTGTTCAATGACAGTCGGACGGACGCCGAGGACAGGAAGTCCTTCCGTGTCAGTCTCCTCCTGACCCCGTCGGAGCGCTTCGAAAATTATACCCTCTTCGAATACACGTCGATCGAGGAGGCAGGATCGGGCGCGTCCATTGGCGGTTTCACCGCGACCAACCCCGTCTTCTCGGCAAGCACACCGACCCAGCCGCCGCTCCTGCCGCAACTGACCGCCGCGCTCGCCGCCCAGCAGGCGCGGGGCCCTCGGATCATCGATGTCGACTTTCCCCTGAGCAACGGGTTCAAGTCGCGCGGTGTCCTGAACTCCACGACGCTCGACATGACGGACGACATCAGTCTGAAGAATATCTTCAGTTACCGTTGGTATCAGATGGAGACAAATTACGATATCGACGGGACAGATCTTCCGATCCTGAATGTTAGCAATCCTTTCCAGGGGAACTGGATTACGCAACGGACCGAAGAAATCCAGCTTCGCGGTAATTTCGACATCGTCGATGTGGTTGCTGGCTATTATGACGAGCGCAACAAGTCGCCGGCCGGAAGTGTTGGCTTTGATACCGTCCAATATGTCCAGCTACCGCCGATCCCGGGGCTGCTCCCCGCAGGCTATCTCGGCCCGATCCGTGCATTCGTCATCAGCGGCGGCAGCCTCAACACGAGCAAGGCCTTTTATGGCGAGGCCAACCTCAGGCCTCTTGACGGTTTGACGCTGACCGCTGGTATTCGGCGTACCAAGGATTTCCGGTCGACCTCGACAGAAGGCACCAAAATCCTCATTCCCGACATTCCATTCCCGTTGCCCGCAGGTGCGCCGAGCGCCAACGAGGCCACTTTCAAGGCTACCACCTGGAATCTCGCGGCGCTCTACGAGTTCACGCCCGACCTCAACGCATATGCCACCGTGCGACGGGGCTACAAGTCCGGCGGTTTCAATTCGACGGCACTCAATCCCGCCGATCAGTTCTTCCGGCCTGAAACCGTCACTGACTATGAGATCGGCATTAAAAGCAAATGGGGGTCCGGAGATTGGGCGATACGCGCCAATCTCGACTTCTTCTACGACGACTATAAGGACATCCAGCGCTTCGTTAATCTCAACACGATCCCGGCATCGACGGTGACGCGCAATGCGGCCGCGGGCAACATCAAGGGCGTGGACGTCGATCTTGCCGTGGCCGCCGGCAGCATTTTCAGTATCGACCTCAAATACACTTACCTCGATGCAGAATATGACGAGTATATCGATCCCGGCCTCGGTGATCTGAGCAACAGCCGTTTTCCCAACTCACCCAAGCACCAGCTCAACGTCACGCCGCGAGTATCCATCCCCACCAGCGATGAAATCGGCAAGATCAGCATTCAGTCCAATATCTATTATCAGAGCCTGATTGCGTTCGACCCTGTCAATCGCCCCAATGGCAACCCCGTGGCCGCGCTGAGCGTGCCGGGTGCGACCGCGCCTGGCTATACCAGGATCGACCTGCGGGCCGACTGGCATGACATCATGGACACGAGTCTGAGCGCTGCCATCTTCGTCAAGAACATCACCGACAAGACCTATATCGTCGGCGGTAACAACCAGCTGCCGACCCAATTCGGTACTGTGGCCTATCTCTATGGCGAACCGCGGATGTTCGGAGTGGAGTTTCGCTTCGACTTCTAGTCGACCGACAGCGCGCTACAAAATTTGACGGAGGTCCCACTGATGAATGAGCCAGTACAACGCCGTGCCGGCGACGGATCGCCCGCGCCCGCTGCAGATGACCTGCGCTGGTGGTCGGCGGAACGTATCCGCGACGCGATCGCGCGCAAGGACGTGACCGCAGTTGAGGTCACACAATATTTCCTCGAGCGTGCCGACAAGCTTGATCCAGAATTACACGTGTATTCCGAGCTCGACCGGGAAGGCGCGCTCGCGGCAGCACATGCTGCGGATGCCAGCCTGGCCCGCGGCGAGCTTCCGGGGCCGCTGCATGGCGTGCCTACAGCGATCAAGGACCATGTGCCGGTTGCGGGGCTGCGCGGCCATCAACTGGGCGATACGCCCGCGGCCGTCGCCAAGTGCGATCATTTTGGGGTGGAGAGGATTCGCAAGGCTGGTGCCATCATTTTTGGCACCAACAGCATGCTCGGTGCGGGGGGCGGAGGCACGCTGGCGGGCGAAGGATTGTTCACACCCTTCAACTGGGACGCCGAGGCTCGCAATCCATGGGACACGCGTCACGTTCCTGGATGGTCCAGTTCGGGGGGCGCGGCTGCGGTCGCGGCCGGCATGCTACCTTTCGCGATCGGCTCCGATGGCGGTGGATCAACCCGTCTTCCCGCTGCCTATAGCGGCATCGTCGGCTTCCACCCGACGGCCGGGCTCATTCCCGAGCTCGACTATGAAAGGCCGAGACCGCCTGCCGGAATAACCGTCGGCCCCCTGACGCGCGACGTGCGTGATGCCGCGCTCATCACCCAGGTGATGGCAGGCCCCGACGGGCGGGACCCGTTTTCGCTTCAGACGCAGCCCGACAACTTTCTCGCGCACATCGAGGACGGGGTAGCCGGCCTGCGCTGCGCGTGGACCGACGATTTCGGCTTCACCGATCGGTACGCAGCACCCGAAAGCCCCCGCGTTATCGCGCTCGTCCGCGCTGAGGCCCAAAAATTCGAGGGACTTGGCGCGACCGTCGAGGAAACACGCGAGGTCTGGGACGACATCATGCCAGGGCGCATGGCACAGTGGCTCGCTTTCTATCCGACAGCTGGCCTCCCCGCCCCTTCGGCCGAAACGCTCCAGGCCGGGTTCGAGGCACGGGGGCGCAACTGGGATCGCTTCCACAAACTGTTCCGGACCCACGACGTCATTCTATCGGCCACGTCGCAGCGCATCACCCGGCCTATCGACGAATGGGAGGCGGCATGGACGACGGCCGGTCCATCCTATCCCGGCGGCAGCTTCATGGGCTCCTATTGCAGCCACACCGATATGTTCAATTGGCTCAAATTTCCGGCAATTTCGATACCTTGCGGATTCATCGACGGGTTCCCGGTCGGCCTTCAGGTCGCCGGCCCGCCCGGAAGCGAGGCGACGATCTTCCGCGTCGCGAATGCCTATCAGCGCGCCTTCCCAAGACTTGAGCGCCCGCCCGTCAGCTGACCGGTCTGCGCCCTTTCTTGAAACGCTTCAATCGGATGGAGAGCCAACCGTGGTTATCGACGACTATCAGGGCACCGATCCTTATTTCGGCAAGCCATTCATCGATGTGGACGAGCGGCGTGAACAGCCATCCTCGCATCGCTATGTTCATGGCGGCTTCGAGAATACCGATACGCGGTTTGCGATCTATTTCCCGGATAAGCCGGTCTATCAGGGGCGCTTCTTCCAGCCTTTGGGTGGGGGCCTCGGCGGCACCGAGTTCGCCTTCGTTGGCCCGCTTGCCGGGGTCCTTGGCGGGGTCGAAGCCTGCTTCCGTCTAGGCGGA encodes:
- a CDS encoding acyl-CoA dehydrogenase family protein, translating into MATAAKLETRNFTKFAPTEVAETYIAKARELRDLLRAEAAEGERRRSPTPAVDQALKENGLLTLLLPQRWGGAGLSFSDYSRFQMELAKGDTSVSWVAQIVNGTTWVASLTSDATQATLFGEGPKYVCGAYNPPGKAKRVDGGWIVNGAWPYTSGSRQSDWAQSGVVLEGYEGPVVPGINMVYIPFSQLEIQDSWYVTGMQGTGSDTSVAKDVFVPDHLMVMMDKPFGHVEPNKQHYGAPSDRVPVVPVVRATGLAQLVGGAEAMLEIVEAESTKKPIVTTTYQKRTDSGVVLHDLGRVAAQLGTARLLLLDATGTLDDVGLTGREFSFAERAKHKAQCSQIVELVHSSIEALMFISGSSAFALDKPISRFWRDIHVGLRHVQNIPMLGYEIFGRTRLGVDNITPPGAY
- a CDS encoding MaoC/PaaZ C-terminal domain-containing protein, whose protein sequence is MRKFDELSVGETRQSEFVELTEHAIRAFAEQFDPQWFHIDPDAAKASPFGGLIASGAHLISLWRRIDHAINGDIAYQCGVGMENVKFVRAVSAGERLRLRSEIVAMRPSSTQAERGLVTMAYLMSNQDGETVMTLTALNLVYR
- a CDS encoding TonB-dependent receptor; the protein is MGLRLRHGLAASLSALLSIAANEAAAQTETSGTSQNASEATADIIVTARRQAENLQDVPLSIIAVDDRMLNERNVKTANDLPLVAAGLSVQNTASNRNDTTFSIRGQGRTFGQNSPGVVAYFAEVPDFSTTFYDLENVQVLKGPQGTLFGRNTTGGAILFVPKRPTNDLDGFFNFRIGEYERRDVEFAVGGAIVPDKVMLRFAGQFLNREGFTKNLFNDSRTDAEDRKSFRVSLLLTPSERFENYTLFEYTSIEEAGSGASIGGFTATNPVFSASTPTQPPLLPQLTAALAAQQARGPRIIDVDFPLSNGFKSRGVLNSTTLDMTDDISLKNIFSYRWYQMETNYDIDGTDLPILNVSNPFQGNWITQRTEEIQLRGNFDIVDVVAGYYDERNKSPAGSVGFDTVQYVQLPPIPGLLPAGYLGPIRAFVISGGSLNTSKAFYGEANLRPLDGLTLTAGIRRTKDFRSTSTEGTKILIPDIPFPLPAGAPSANEATFKATTWNLAALYEFTPDLNAYATVRRGYKSGGFNSTALNPADQFFRPETVTDYEIGIKSKWGSGDWAIRANLDFFYDDYKDIQRFVNLNTIPASTVTRNAAAGNIKGVDVDLAVAAGSIFSIDLKYTYLDAEYDEYIDPGLGDLSNSRFPNSPKHQLNVTPRVSIPTSDEIGKISIQSNIYYQSLIAFDPVNRPNGNPVAALSVPGATAPGYTRIDLRADWHDIMDTSLSAAIFVKNITDKTYIVGGNNQLPTQFGTVAYLYGEPRMFGVEFRFDF
- a CDS encoding amidase; protein product: MNEPVQRRAGDGSPAPAADDLRWWSAERIRDAIARKDVTAVEVTQYFLERADKLDPELHVYSELDREGALAAAHAADASLARGELPGPLHGVPTAIKDHVPVAGLRGHQLGDTPAAVAKCDHFGVERIRKAGAIIFGTNSMLGAGGGGTLAGEGLFTPFNWDAEARNPWDTRHVPGWSSSGGAAAVAAGMLPFAIGSDGGGSTRLPAAYSGIVGFHPTAGLIPELDYERPRPPAGITVGPLTRDVRDAALITQVMAGPDGRDPFSLQTQPDNFLAHIEDGVAGLRCAWTDDFGFTDRYAAPESPRVIALVRAEAQKFEGLGATVEETREVWDDIMPGRMAQWLAFYPTAGLPAPSAETLQAGFEARGRNWDRFHKLFRTHDVILSATSQRITRPIDEWEAAWTTAGPSYPGGSFMGSYCSHTDMFNWLKFPAISIPCGFIDGFPVGLQVAGPPGSEATIFRVANAYQRAFPRLERPPVS